From one Dysidea avara chromosome 9, odDysAvar1.4, whole genome shotgun sequence genomic stretch:
- the LOC136266185 gene encoding probable U3 small nucleolar RNA-associated protein 11: MLRARDYHRKQEQIKILQEKARNRNPDEFYHKMINSSMESGRHIQRPSKKLTKTVDHKLMMTQDINYVQMKLNI, from the exons GGATTATCACAGGAAACAAGAACAAATTAAAATACTACAAGAAAAA GCAAGAAATAGAAACCCAGATGAATTCTACCACAAAATGATCAATTCCTCAATGGAG AGTGGTCGTCACATACAAAGACCATCCAAGAAGCTGACAAAAACTGTTGATCACAAGTTAATGATGACACAGGATATCAACTATGTTCAAATGAAACTGAACATT